The window CTTTTGCTAAAGAAATGACCAATAGTGGGCTGATTCAGGCGGTTTGTTCCGTTATGGGTTTTGCAATGGTAATGAAGTATACAGAATGTGATAAACATTTAATTAATTTTATGGCAAATGGTCTTTCTAAAGTTCGTCCACTTTTGATCCCAGGTGTTGTTTTGGCTACCTATGCAGTCAATGTAGCACTACCAAGTGCTGCGGGAACGGCGGCAGCAGCGGGTGCGATTTTTGTACCGTTGATGATGTCGGCAGGCGTACACCCTGCTATGGCGGGAGCGGCGGTAAAATGCGGTACATACGGTAGTATGCTGAATCCAGGCTTGGCACATAACCCCTTTGTAGCCAAAATTGCTGGTGTGGACGTTATGGAAGTTATCGGATTTCATTTTAAAGCCAATATTGCGTCTTTGATTACAGCAACAATTTTGATTACATTAATTGCTTATTATAGAAATGAGCACAAAGGGTATAAAGCTGAGGGTTTCGAAGTCGAGGAATCTTTTAAGGTAAAACTTCTATATGCGTTGATGCCGATTTTTCCTATTGTAATTTTAATTTTAGGTGCAACGGCAATCGTCCCAGCATTTAAGATGGATGTTCCGCAAGCCATGATCATTGGTTCGTTGGTTGCACTGCTCATTACGAGAAAAAATCCCGTAAAATTGAGCAATTCATTCTTCGATGGTATGGGGAAAGCATATGGTGAAATTATTGGTATCATTATTGCTGCAGGTGTATTTGTTTCCGGCTTGACAGCAATGGGACTTGTAAAAGCTTTTACAGACTCAATGTTAAATAATCCTGCAATTGTTAA is drawn from Pelosinus sp. IPA-1 and contains these coding sequences:
- the dcuC gene encoding C4-dicarboxylate transporter DcuC; amino-acid sequence: MIIAIGIIMVLITVYFLLKRYDARLVLLASGIIMACLAGTPMAPLDAFAKEMTNSGLIQAVCSVMGFAMVMKYTECDKHLINFMANGLSKVRPLLIPGVVLATYAVNVALPSAAGTAAAAGAIFVPLMMSAGVHPAMAGAAVKCGTYGSMLNPGLAHNPFVAKIAGVDVMEVIGFHFKANIASLITATILITLIAYYRNEHKGYKAEGFEVEESFKVKLLYALMPIFPIVILILGATAIVPAFKMDVPQAMIIGSLVALLITRKNPVKLSNSFFDGMGKAYGEIIGIIIAAGVFVSGLTAMGLVKAFTDSMLNNPAIVKICAAVGPFILGLVVGSGDAATFAFNQAVTPHAADFGMSVVQMGSMATLGGTLGRTMSPIAGATIIIAGIAGVNPMEIAKRNGLPMVGAMIVGMLFLLA